A single region of the Grus americana isolate bGruAme1 chromosome 3, bGruAme1.mat, whole genome shotgun sequence genome encodes:
- the LOC129204561 gene encoding T-cell activation Rho GTPase-activating protein-like, translating to ALFSFAAGRSSSSRRRRRTWLPWPFALRRTPAAAQVGCGCSRALFGQPLAALCGEDGTLPRPIQELLAVLQQEGPSTEGIFRRAESGAACRELREALDRGADVDMGSQPALLLAVVLKDFLRSIPSKLLVNNLYEDWMAAMQQSSKEEKISELKVVAEKLPAANLLLLKPLLSLLQHIGRNAGTSRMTSSNLAICVGPSLLSPPNEDLLPLEAMLEVTEKVKRLVQFMMENCRELFGEEARELSSPPAEESPAPTERSRELRLEEQSVPAVTADTERQAAALPRAPRSLLGVLRGAGGDTVLEAETAEAPPALPPTAPESAADSPGRPEALASLPGDRRFAGSPRDKENTSRNEKRKEAWGEESKGQPAKKRRKKRGNVLGHGKQKRCGKAQQVRKPRCRFIFTG from the exons gctctcttttcctttgcagcaggacggagcagcagcagcaggaggaggaggaggacatggctgccctggccctttGCTCTGCGGCGGACCCCGGCTGCTGCCCAGGTGGGCTGCGGCTGCAGCAGGGCGCTCTTtggccagcccctggcagccctCTGCGGGGAGGACGGCACGCTGCCCCGGCCCATCCAG gagctgctggctgtcctgcagcaggaagggcCTTCGACGGAGGGCATCTTCCGCAGAGCTGAGAGCGGGGCAGCCTGCCGGGAGCTGCGGGAGGCCCTGGACCGTGGTGCGGACGTCGACATGGGAAGCCAGCCCGCGCTGCTGCTGGCCGTCGTCTTGAAG GACTTCCTCCGAAGCATCCCCTCCAAGCTCCTCGTGAACAACCTCTACGAGGACTGGATGGCAGCgatgcagcagagcagcaaggaggagaagatCTCGGAGCTGAAAGT GGTGGCCGAGAAGTTGCCTGCGGCCAACCTCCTCCTGCTCAAGCCgctgctgtccctgctccagcacatcGGCCGCAACGCAGGCACCAGCAGGATGACCTCCAGCAACCTGGCCATCTGCGTCGGGCCAAGCCTGCTGAGCCCACCCAACGAGGACCTGCTCCCGCTGGAGGCCATGCTGGAGGTGACTGAGAAG GTGAAACGGCTGGTGCAGTTCATGATGGAGAACTGCAGGGAACTCTTTGGGGAGGAGGCAAGGGAGCTTTCCAGCCCGCCAGCCGAGGAGTCGCCAGCCCCCACGGAGAGATCCAGAG AGCTGCGTTTGGAGGAGCAAAGTGTCCCCGCAGTCACAGCGGACACCGAGCGTCAGGCAGCAGCCTTGCCGCGTGCACCCCGCTCTCTGCTCGGTGTCCTcagaggagctgggggagaCACGGTGCTGGAGGCTGAAACGGCAGAG GCACCTCCAGCTTTGCCTCCAACTGCCCCCGAGAGCGCGGCAGACTCCCCGGGGCGCCCAGAAGCACTGGCGAGCCTTCCAGGGGACAGAAG GTTTGCAGGCTCTCCCCGGGACAAGGAGAACACGAGCAGAAACGAGAAGAGAAAAGAggcctggggagaggagagcaaaggCCAGCCAgcaaagaagaggaggaagaagagaggaaacgTTTTGGGgcatggaaagcagaaaaggtgCGGGAAGGCGCAGCAGGTCAGGAAGCCCAG GTGCCGATTCATTTTCACTGGCTGA
- the LOC129204562 gene encoding uncharacterized protein LOC129204562, with product MGQANCCRGSREALSEAEAVLSADVRLSRGRRRSERRLLLLQEELVVAKLQRGTSVRPQLRLPLDQLWVLSGRKKVAWEEEGLEEEEGSNEDSTSLVFIWPTGSCVASFGSRALKELWLGTLLRTPEGAKRARVSRLPSLKLLQKELSRRHAWRTFSTRSLERLLEGQAEAEPKQRPTTVPSNNEGMVSPGEFWKERQAPPASA from the exons CCGCGGCTCCAG ggaggctCTCAGCGAGGCCGAGGCGGTGCTGAGCGCGGACGTGCGGCTGAGCCGGGGCCGCAGGAGGAGCGAGAGgcgccttctcctcctccaggaggAACTGGTGGTGGCCAAGTTGCA acGTGGCACCAGCGTGCGCCCACAGCTCCGCCTGCCCCTGGaccagctgtgggtgctgagcgGCAGGAAGAAGGTGGCGTGGGAGGAAGAAGgactggaggaggaagaaggcagCAATGAGGACAGCACCTCCCTCGTCTTCATCTGGCCCACCGGCTCCTGCGTTGCCAGTTTCGG CTCCCGGGCGCTGAAGGAGCTGTggctgggcacactgctgag GACACCCGAAGGAGCCAAGAGAGCCCGCGTGAGCCGTCTCCCATCGCTCAAACTCCTGCAGAAGGAGCTGAGCCGCCGCCACGCC TGGAGGACATTCAGCACCAGGAgcctggagaggctgctggagggcCAGGCAGAG GCTGAGCCCAAGCAAAGGCCAACGACGGTCCCGTCTAACAACGAAGGGATGGTCTCACCAGGTgagttttggaaagaaaggcaAGCTCCTCCTGCAAGCGCCTGA